The DNA sequence TATTGTTTTAGGACTGAGCGGGGGAATTGATTCTTCGGTAGTAGCGGTTTTATCGAAGAAAGCATTAGGCGATAATGTTCTCGGGTTACTCCTTCCCTGTAATAGTTCCAACATAGACGAGAGGTTGGCAACGGAACTTGCAAACACATCCAACATAAAAACCAGGAAGATAGATTCGTCCGGCCTCTTTAATCAGCTAATTAATATAAATCCCAAAGCAAATGACCTGGCTAAAGCCAATTTGAAACCCAGGTTGAGAATGCTGATTTTGTATTATTTTGCTAACTCATTGGATTATTTAGTAGCAGGTACCGGAAACAAAAGCGAGATAATGACAGGTTACTTTACCAAACACGGTGATGGAGGCTGTGATGTTTTGCCTTTGGGAGGATTATTGAAAACAGAAGTGAAAAGTTTAGCAAGAGAGTTGAATCTTCCATCTGAAATTATAAAAAGACCGCCAACTGCGGGGCTTTGGGAAGGGCAAACAGATGAATCCGAAATGGCTATAACTTATAAAGATTTAGATAAATGTCTTATAGCAATTGAAAGTAAAACTTTTAAAAATCTTAAAGAATCGGACTTAAAAAGAGTACGGTTGATGATTAAGAAATCACACCATAAAAGAAAAAGAATTCCAATGTTCTATTTTTAAAAAGAAATTGAAAAACTTGTTTAAAAATGCACAAGAATTGAGCGTTTTTTATGATAGACAATATTTCTGATATATTGGATAAAGATTTTTATGATATAGACGCTGGCAAGATATATGCCAACATGGTCAACCGTGTTGAAAAAATAGTTATAACAAAAGCACTTGAGCGTTCATGCGGCAACCAGGTTGAGGCATCAAAGATACTCGGGCTACACCGCAATACTTTACATAGTAAGATAAAGAAGTTTAATATAGACATAATGAAATTTAAAAAATGAATTCCAGATCTTTTCCTGTTAAACAGGGATTATATGACCCGTGGTTTGAGCACGACAGTTGTGGTGTGGGATTTGTCTGCAATATAAACGGGGAAAAATCGCATGATATTGTAAGTAAAGGCATCGAGGTTCTTGAAAGATTAAGTCACAGAGGCGCCGTTGGAGCTGATCCCGAAACGGGAGATGGCGCAGGCATATTGATACAAATACCCCATAAATTCTTACTGCAACAATGTAAAGAAAACGATATTCTATTGCCCAAATTCGGACATTATGGAACAGGATTGGTTTTCCTACCTACCGATAATAAAGAAAAAAACTTCTGCATTAATCTATTCAAAAAAACTGTTAATGAAGAGGGGCAAAAATTTCTCGGCTGGCGTAATCTCCCTGTAGATAGTTCGGTGATAGGAGAAAGCGCAAAAAAAACCATGCCGTTTATTTCTCAAGTCTTTATTGGAAGAAATAAAAACTTAAAGACTCAGGCTACATTTGAGAGAAAACTCTATATCATTAGAAAACAAATTGAGAATATTATCCGCTCATCTTCCTTAAAGCAAAAATCCTGCTTTTATATTACAAATTTATCATCCAAAACCCTAAGTTATAAAGGATTATTAAAACCTTCCCAATTAAGAGATTTTTTCCCTGACCTAAAGAATAAAACTATAGAAAGTTCTTTATGTCTGGTTCATTCACGATACAGCACAAACACCTTCCCTACTTGGGATCTATCACAACCATTCAGGTTCTTAGCTCATAATGGAGAGATAAACACCTTGCGCGGAAACATAAATTGGATCAGAGCAAGAGAACGGCTTCTTGTAAACGAATTATTCGGCACGGATATAGAAAAATTAAAACCAGTTATTGTTGAAGGAGGCAGTGACTCGGCAGCTATTGATAACGTCTTTGAACTGCTAGCGTTGTCAGGCAGACCTCTTGAGCATGCAATGATGATGCTTATTCCTGAAGCTTGGGAGCACAACGATTTTTTAAATAAAGAACTTGAAGATTTTTATAAATACCATGCCTGCTTTATGGAGCCATGGGACGGTCCGGCTGCAATAGCGTTTACAGATGGAAAAAATATCGGAGCAATACTAGACAGAAACGGACTTAGACCTGCGCGTTATATTGTAACCAAGAATGATTTTGTGGTAATGGCATCAGAGGTCGGAGTTCTCAATATAGACCCTGAAGATATTAAGACCTCAGGAAGACTTGAGCCGGGTAAAATATTCCTTATTGATACCCAATCCGGACGCATAGTGCAAGATTGTGAAATTAAAAAGAAAGTCTCTATGTCTTCTCCTTATGGTAAGTGGAATACTGCGAATATGGTTAACCTCGATAAACTTATTACCAGCGGCACAGGTAATAAAAAATCTGAAGATATCATGTCTCAACTAAAAGCCTTCGGTTATTCCAGAGAAGATTTAAAAATGATTATAAAACCTATGGCAGAAGACGGCAAAGAACCTACTGGTTCCATGGGGAATGATACTCCTCACGCATTTTTATCAAAAAAACCTCAAATCCTTTATAACTATTTCAAACAACTTTTCGCGCAAGTAACAAATCCTGCCATAGACTCAATAAGAGAAAAACTTGTTATGAGTCTGGAAAGTTTTGTTGGACCTGAGAAAAACATCTTAGAGGAAACACCGGAACATAGCCATAAACTTACGGTAAAAAATCCAATACTAACAAACGACGAGTTTGAAAAGATTCGCGATATAAGCATAAACGGGTTCACATCAAAGACACTCTATACTTTCTTCAATGCGGCAGACGGTCAGGAGGGATTTAGGCTTACTTTAGAAAGGATTTGCTTTGAAGCAGAATATGCTATTGAAAAGGGATATTCTTTTATCGTACTCAGTGACAGAGGAACAAACAAAGATAATATAGCTTTACCAATGCTTTTGGCTACAAGCACCATTCATCAACACCTTGTAAGAAAAAATATACGTTCGCAGGTCGCAATTATAATCGAAAGCGCAGAACCACGGGAAGTACATCATTTTGCGCTCCTTTTCGGTTACGGCGCAGATTGTATAAACCCATACCTTGCATATGAAACAATAGAATATCTCATAGAACAAAAGGAGATTAACGTAGATATTAAAAAAGCGCTTGCAAATTACAACCAAGCACTAAGAAACGGCATATTAAAAATACTATCCAAGATGGGAATATCCACCTTAAGAAGTTATAGAGGCGCGCAGATATTTGAAGCATTGGGTTTGGATAACGAGCTTATAGAAAAGTTTTTTACCGGGACAGTATCGAGAATAGGAGGGGTAGGACTTGAAGGCATAGCAGACGAAACCATAGAAAGACATAAATTCGCCTATCCTAAAAGAGGTATGACAGCCCCCTATCTGGCAAGCGGCGGAATATACCAATGGAAAAAAGATGGAGAATTTCACCTTTGGAACCCTGAGAGTATCGCTGCGCTGCAGGATGCTACGTGCAATAATGACTATGCTCTATACAAAGAATTTGCAAATATGATCAATGACCAATCAAAAAACCCTACGACTTTGAGGGGACTGCTTAAATTTAAAAAAGGAAAACCAATTTCTATTGATAAAGTTGAACCTGCCCGAAAGATAATGAAACGTTTCGCAACAGGAGCAATGAGCTTCGGCTCAATCTCCAAAAAAGCGCATGAAACAATCGCAATTGCCATGAACAGAATTGGGGGGAAATCCAATACCGGTGAAGGCGGTGAAGACCCTAATAGATTTATAAAATTACCAAATGGAGATTCCAAACGAAGCGCTATAAAGCAAGTTGCTTCCGGTAGATTCGGAGTTACTATTAATTATTTGGTAAATGCAGACGAGATTCAAATAAAAATTTCCCAAGGAGCAAAACCGGGTGAAGGCGGCCAACTTCCCGGACATAAAGTAAGTGAAATTATTGCAAGAACGCGCTATACAACTCCGGGCGTTACTTTAATATCACCACCTCCACATCATGATATATATTCAATTGAAGACCTTGCCCAACTAATATTTGATTTAAAAAACGCTAACCCCAAAGCGCGCGTGAGTGTAAAATTAGTTTCTGAAATAGGAATAGGGACTATTGCTGCAGGAGTTGCAAAAGGTCATGCAGATATGATTCTTATCTCCGGCGCTGACGGAGGAACTGGAGCATCTCCTAAAAGCTCTATAAGATATGCAGGGCTTCCTTGGGAATTAGGACTTTCAGAAACACACCAGACCCTTTTACTTAACAACCTGCGTTCCGGAGTTCGTCTGCAAACTGATGGGCAAATGCGAACAGGTCATGATGTTGCGATTGCAGCGCTTTTAGGCGCCGAGGAATACGGGTTTTGCACAGCCGTACTCATTACATCAGGATGCGTTATGTTAAGGCACTGCCACTTAAATAATTGTTCCGTCGGAGTAGCCACACAGGATGATATTTTACAAAAAAGATTTAGAGGAAAACCTGAATATATAGTTAACTATTTCAATTTTATAACACACGAGCTTCGCGAAATAATGGCAAATCTTGGCATAAAAACTATAAACGAAATGATAGGCAGAACAGACCTTCTTGAAGTTAATAAAGATATAATTCCTGTTAAAGCAAAAGGGATAGATTATTCACAAATGCTTTATAAACCCGAGCTTCCCCCTAATGTAGGACGATACTGCACATCAAAACAGAAAAACGAGCTTGATTCTGTATTAGACAGAAAACTAATAAGGATGTGTAAAAACACTTTTGAGAAAAATGAACCGACAAATATTTCGCTTTTAATCAAAAATACAGACCGAACAACAGGCGCAATGTTAAGCGGAGAAATATGCAAAAGATGCGGTGATGGAACGCTTTTAGAGGATACTATTACCTGCAAGTTCAAAGGCACGGCAGGGCAAAGTTTCGGAGCATTCCTTGCAAAAGGCATTACATTTGAACTGGAAGGCATGACTAACGACTATGTAGGTAAAGGCATTTCCGGCGGAAAAATTATCATCTATCCTGACAGAAAAGCAGACTACACTCCCGACGAGAATGTAATTGTAGGAAATACCACCTTCTACGGGGCTATATCAGGCGAAGCATATATATGTGGCATTGCAGGGGAAAGATTCTGCGTAAGAAATTCCGGACTTTATGCTGTTGTAGAGGGCGTTGGCGACCATGGTTGCGAATATATGACAGGCGGAAGAATAATAGTTCTTGGAAAAACCGGAAGAAATTTTGCGGCAGGAATGTCAGGCGGGATAGCATATATATATGATGAAGATAAAACTTTCAAAAACAAATGCAACAAGAATATGGTCAAATTAGAAAAAATAGAAGAAAGCGATAAAGACACAATATGTAAATTACTTAACAACCACTTTAAATATACGAAAAGCAAGAAAGCAAAAAGAATTATAAAAAATATAGACAATGAATTGAAAAAATTCGTTAAGGTCATGCCGATGGAATATCGGCGTATCTTAGAAAAAGTAAAGATAGAAGAGAAACTAGAATTGACGGAGGAATTAGATGGGTGATCCAAGAGGTTTCTTGAAAATATCCAGACAAACGGGAGAATACAGAGAAGTATCTAGGCGTCTCCAAGACTTTAAACATGTTGCAAAGTTGCGATCTGAAAAAAAGTCAAAAGAACAAGCTTCGCGATGCATGGACTGCGGAACTCCCTTTTGCCATTGGAATTGCCCAATAGGCAACTATATTCCTGAATGGAATGATTATATGTTCCATAGCAATTGGCAAGCTGCATTCGCTTTATTAAACTCGACAAATAATATGCCTGAGATAACAGGAAGGATTTGTCCCGCCATCTGCGAGTATGCGTGCGTATTAGGATTGAATGATGAAGCTGTAACCATACGCGAAAATGAACTTGCTATTATAGAATTTGCGTTTAAAAACAAATTAATAAAACCCCATATCCCCAAAGAAAGAACCGGTAAAAAAATAGCCGTTATAGGTTCGGGTCCGGCAGGATTATCCTGCGCCGCGCAACTTAACAGCACAGGTCATAGTGTCATAGTTTTTGAAAAAGATAAGAAACCGGGAGGAATCCTACGCTACGGCATACCTGATTTTAAACTTGAAAAAAACCTTATAGACAGGCGTATTGATATATGGAAGAAAGAGGGCATTACTTTTAAAACAGGGATAGATGTTGGTAAAGATTATTCTGTAAAAAAACTTCTAAAAGATTTTGATGCCATATGCCTGGCAGGCGGGTCAAGAATTCCCAACGACCTTAACATTAAAGGAAGAAATCTAAAAGGTATATATTTTGCAATGGATTATCTAATCCAATCAAACAAGCTCGCATCAGGTGAAAAAATATCACCAAATGAGGTCATAAACACTAAAGGCAAAAAAGTAATTGTTCTAGGTGGAGGCGACACGGGGGCAGACTGTATCGGAATAGCGCATAGACAATCAGCTTCAAGTGTTGTACAAATAGAAGTCATGCCAAAACCGCCAAAATGCCGCAACGAAGAACATCCCTGGCCCAACTATCCTTTAATCCTAAAGACCTCATCCAGCCACGAAGAAGGTGGCCAGCGCCATTGGGAAATACTCACGAAATATTTTATTGGAAATAAGGGGTTAGTAAAGAAGCTTGAATGCGTAAAGGTCGAATTTGCAAAAGAAAAAGGTAATAATTGTCCTGTTATGAAGGAAGTTGCAGGAAGTAATTTTGAAATTGAGGCAGACCTTGTTATTTTAGCTGTCGGATTTTCACACCCCCAACATTCAGGTTTGCTCAGCGAACTAAAAGTAGAACTTGATAAGCGTGGGAATGTAAAAACTAGCGATAACTTTATGACTTCCGTTGACAAGATATTCTGCGCAGGTGACATGAGAAGAGGCCAGTCACTTGTAGTATGGGCTATATCTGAAGGACGACGTTGCGCCCATTCTATTGATAAAAATCTGATGGGAGAAAGCAATCTGGCTTCTATGTAAACATATAAAGGGTTATTAAAATGATAAGCACAGGTATAAATGGTTTAGATAATATAATTACAGGATTAAGAATTGGGGATAATACTGTTTGGCAAATAGATGACATAAAGGACTATGCCCAACTCGTTAAACCGTTTGTAGCGCAGGCACTTAAAGACAAGAAAAAAGTTGTATACATGAGGTTTGCTTCCCATAAAGAACTGCTTAAACCTTCACCAAAAATAAAACGCTATGAACTTAATGCATATGCGGGATTTGAATCTTTTGCCACAAAAGTCAACAACATAATTACACGGGAAGGCGAAGGCGCATATTATGTATTTGACTGCCTTTCAGAACTTCTTTCAGCCTGGGCTACCGACCTTATGATAGGAAACTTTTTCATGGTCACTTGTCCTTATCTTTACGAACTTAAAACCGTCACATACTTCTCAATATTAAGATATAAACATTCCTTTAAGTCAATAGCCAGGATACGTGAGACAACTCAATTATTGGTGGATGTATATCATTGCCAAGGTAGTTTTTACATACATCCTCTAAAAGTTTGGAATCGTTATTCTCCCACTATGTTTCTTCCTCACCAGAAAGAAAACGGTAAATTTACACCTATTACAGACAGTGTTAACGCTGTAAAGTTGCTTTCTTATATACACGAAAAGGGAGCGGAGAGCGCAAAAAGAAATCTGGATTATTGGGACCTTTTATTTATCAAGGCAGAGGAACTACTCAAGAATAATGCTTCGAAGAATAAAATAAAAAATATGGTAAAAAAACTTTGCGGCATAATGTTAACAAAAAACGAAAAAATATTATCCCTGGGGATACAACACTTCTGTTTAGAAGAACTTATCGAGATAAAATCAAGATTGATAGGCACAGGATATATTGGCGGGAAAAGCACAGGAATGCTTCTTGCTCGAAAAATTCTTTCGGAGAACAAATTGCTTAATTGGGAGAAAATCTCAGAATCGCACGACTCATTTTATATAGGTTCGGATATATTCTATTCATACATAGTGCAGAACCGATTATGGAAACTACGTATGCAACAGAAAACAGAGGGCGAATACTTCAAAGTAGCAAAAATCCTAAAAGAAAAGATACTTTATGGAACCTTTCCTGAAGAAATTATGGAACACTTTCAGCAGATTATAGAATATTTTGGCTCATCGCCTATCATAATACGCTCAAGTTCACTTTTAGAAGACGGTTTTGGCAACGCATTTGCCGGAAAATATGAAAGCATATTTTTAGCCAATCAAGGAAGCCCCGAACAAAGATATATTCAATTTGCAGAAGCTGTAAAGAAAGTATATTCAAGCACTATGAGCGAAGACGCCCTTGCATATAGAAAACAAAGAGGCCTGGATAAATTAGACGAACAAATGGCGCTGTTGGTGCAAAGAGTTTCGGGCGCCCCTCACCAAGAGTATTTCTTTCCTGACCTTGCGGGAGTTGGTCTATCTCACAATATATACATGTGGAATGAAAATATGAATCCAAAGGCAGGAATACTCAGATTAGTTTTTGGACTTGGAACAAGAGCAGTTAACCGCGTTGAAGGGGATTATCCTAGAATGGTTGTACTCGACAATCCTTTACAAAGACCATACGCAGAAAAAGATGACTTGAGAAAATTTTCACAACACGAAGTAGACCTTATAAACATAAAAGAAAATGCTTTTAAGACCATCCCTTTCGAAAATCTTATAAA is a window from the bacterium genome containing:
- the nadE gene encoding NAD(+) synthase yields the protein MSLSQEISNWIEKQVKNANKKGIVLGLSGGIDSSVVAVLSKKALGDNVLGLLLPCNSSNIDERLATELANTSNIKTRKIDSSGLFNQLININPKANDLAKANLKPRLRMLILYYFANSLDYLVAGTGNKSEIMTGYFTKHGDGGCDVLPLGGLLKTEVKSLARELNLPSEIIKRPPTAGLWEGQTDESEMAITYKDLDKCLIAIESKTFKNLKESDLKRVRLMIKKSHHKRKRIPMFYF
- a CDS encoding helix-turn-helix domain-containing protein; the protein is MIDNISDILDKDFYDIDAGKIYANMVNRVEKIVITKALERSCGNQVEASKILGLHRNTLHSKIKKFNIDIMKFKK
- the gltB gene encoding glutamate synthase large subunit — protein: MNSRSFPVKQGLYDPWFEHDSCGVGFVCNINGEKSHDIVSKGIEVLERLSHRGAVGADPETGDGAGILIQIPHKFLLQQCKENDILLPKFGHYGTGLVFLPTDNKEKNFCINLFKKTVNEEGQKFLGWRNLPVDSSVIGESAKKTMPFISQVFIGRNKNLKTQATFERKLYIIRKQIENIIRSSSLKQKSCFYITNLSSKTLSYKGLLKPSQLRDFFPDLKNKTIESSLCLVHSRYSTNTFPTWDLSQPFRFLAHNGEINTLRGNINWIRARERLLVNELFGTDIEKLKPVIVEGGSDSAAIDNVFELLALSGRPLEHAMMMLIPEAWEHNDFLNKELEDFYKYHACFMEPWDGPAAIAFTDGKNIGAILDRNGLRPARYIVTKNDFVVMASEVGVLNIDPEDIKTSGRLEPGKIFLIDTQSGRIVQDCEIKKKVSMSSPYGKWNTANMVNLDKLITSGTGNKKSEDIMSQLKAFGYSREDLKMIIKPMAEDGKEPTGSMGNDTPHAFLSKKPQILYNYFKQLFAQVTNPAIDSIREKLVMSLESFVGPEKNILEETPEHSHKLTVKNPILTNDEFEKIRDISINGFTSKTLYTFFNAADGQEGFRLTLERICFEAEYAIEKGYSFIVLSDRGTNKDNIALPMLLATSTIHQHLVRKNIRSQVAIIIESAEPREVHHFALLFGYGADCINPYLAYETIEYLIEQKEINVDIKKALANYNQALRNGILKILSKMGISTLRSYRGAQIFEALGLDNELIEKFFTGTVSRIGGVGLEGIADETIERHKFAYPKRGMTAPYLASGGIYQWKKDGEFHLWNPESIAALQDATCNNDYALYKEFANMINDQSKNPTTLRGLLKFKKGKPISIDKVEPARKIMKRFATGAMSFGSISKKAHETIAIAMNRIGGKSNTGEGGEDPNRFIKLPNGDSKRSAIKQVASGRFGVTINYLVNADEIQIKISQGAKPGEGGQLPGHKVSEIIARTRYTTPGVTLISPPPHHDIYSIEDLAQLIFDLKNANPKARVSVKLVSEIGIGTIAAGVAKGHADMILISGADGGTGASPKSSIRYAGLPWELGLSETHQTLLLNNLRSGVRLQTDGQMRTGHDVAIAALLGAEEYGFCTAVLITSGCVMLRHCHLNNCSVGVATQDDILQKRFRGKPEYIVNYFNFITHELREIMANLGIKTINEMIGRTDLLEVNKDIIPVKAKGIDYSQMLYKPELPPNVGRYCTSKQKNELDSVLDRKLIRMCKNTFEKNEPTNISLLIKNTDRTTGAMLSGEICKRCGDGTLLEDTITCKFKGTAGQSFGAFLAKGITFELEGMTNDYVGKGISGGKIIIYPDRKADYTPDENVIVGNTTFYGAISGEAYICGIAGERFCVRNSGLYAVVEGVGDHGCEYMTGGRIIVLGKTGRNFAAGMSGGIAYIYDEDKTFKNKCNKNMVKLEKIEESDKDTICKLLNNHFKYTKSKKAKRIIKNIDNELKKFVKVMPMEYRRILEKVKIEEKLELTEELDG
- a CDS encoding glutamate synthase subunit beta, which gives rise to MGDPRGFLKISRQTGEYREVSRRLQDFKHVAKLRSEKKSKEQASRCMDCGTPFCHWNCPIGNYIPEWNDYMFHSNWQAAFALLNSTNNMPEITGRICPAICEYACVLGLNDEAVTIRENELAIIEFAFKNKLIKPHIPKERTGKKIAVIGSGPAGLSCAAQLNSTGHSVIVFEKDKKPGGILRYGIPDFKLEKNLIDRRIDIWKKEGITFKTGIDVGKDYSVKKLLKDFDAICLAGGSRIPNDLNIKGRNLKGIYFAMDYLIQSNKLASGEKISPNEVINTKGKKVIVLGGGDTGADCIGIAHRQSASSVVQIEVMPKPPKCRNEEHPWPNYPLILKTSSSHEEGGQRHWEILTKYFIGNKGLVKKLECVKVEFAKEKGNNCPVMKEVAGSNFEIEADLVILAVGFSHPQHSGLLSELKVELDKRGNVKTSDNFMTSVDKIFCAGDMRRGQSLVVWAISEGRRCAHSIDKNLMGESNLASM
- a CDS encoding phosphoenolpyruvate synthase: MISTGINGLDNIITGLRIGDNTVWQIDDIKDYAQLVKPFVAQALKDKKKVVYMRFASHKELLKPSPKIKRYELNAYAGFESFATKVNNIITREGEGAYYVFDCLSELLSAWATDLMIGNFFMVTCPYLYELKTVTYFSILRYKHSFKSIARIRETTQLLVDVYHCQGSFYIHPLKVWNRYSPTMFLPHQKENGKFTPITDSVNAVKLLSYIHEKGAESAKRNLDYWDLLFIKAEELLKNNASKNKIKNMVKKLCGIMLTKNEKILSLGIQHFCLEELIEIKSRLIGTGYIGGKSTGMLLARKILSENKLLNWEKISESHDSFYIGSDIFYSYIVQNRLWKLRMQQKTEGEYFKVAKILKEKILYGTFPEEIMEHFQQIIEYFGSSPIIIRSSSLLEDGFGNAFAGKYESIFLANQGSPEQRYIQFAEAVKKVYSSTMSEDALAYRKQRGLDKLDEQMALLVQRVSGAPHQEYFFPDLAGVGLSHNIYMWNENMNPKAGILRLVFGLGTRAVNRVEGDYPRMVVLDNPLQRPYAEKDDLRKFSQHEVDLINIKENAFKTIPFENLINEKSYVNIDRVAVKDYESIHMMSKNDTEDKEYWILTLDNVFNGNTLISLFKKILKSLEKSYGYPVEIEFTVNFVRDNTFKINLLQCRPLQTTGRGRRVGMPNIVKRENIFFQSQGYFLGGNISQEIRRIVYIDPQKYSKLILSDKYEIARIVGRLNSCIESREKLPTLLMGPGRWGTTTPSLGIPVKFAEINNVAILAEVAFSEGNLMPELSFGTHFFQDLVETNIFYVALFPEKKSARFAERQAGGDIIFNDKFFKKDKNLLAKLVPQSAKYKDVIGVYDISSGDLKIMSDIVSQKIICFSDSKRILK